One window from the genome of Salvelinus fontinalis isolate EN_2023a chromosome 3, ASM2944872v1, whole genome shotgun sequence encodes:
- the LOC129836795 gene encoding polycomb protein suz12-B-like isoform X1, whose translation MFVSSAWMHHLQHSGEVMSGTSCKANGAVYPASTTVMTTVKKPKMEQIQADHELFLQAFEKPTQIYRFLRTRNLIAPIFLHRTLTFMTHRNTRTNAKRKTFKVDDMLLRVEKMKGEQESHSLSSHLQLTFTGFFHKDEKPSQNSENEQSSVSLEVLLVKVCHKKRKDVSCPVKQVPTGKKQVPLNPDCSNQTKPGSLPSLLVSSNEFEPSNSHMVKSYSLLFRVLRTGRRDMNGLVNGEANENIDVTEVPSRKKRSSAHREDGETTETFVAQMTVFDKNRRLQLLDGEYEVSMQGMEDCPVSKKRATWETILDGKRLPPFETFSQGPTLQFTLRWTGDASDKSTAPVAKPLATRNSDGSSPVESRPSTLKSAPLSVKASVSTDIQMKREQILCEPRQKLRIFYQFLYNNNTRQQTEARDDLHCPWCTLNCRKLYSLLKHLKQSHSRFIFNYVPHPKGARIDVSINECYDGSYVGNPQDIHSQPGFAFSRNGPVKRTAVTHVLVCRPKRTKPSLSEFLESEDGELEQQRTYVSGHNRLYFHSDSCMPLRPQEMDVDSEDERDPEWLREKTATQLDEFTDVNEGEKEVMKLWNLHVMKHGYVPKSCGFIADNQMNQASMQFVEKCGAYIARRNLCRNFLLHLVSMHDFNLVSVATIDRAMSRLRHIQEELPDAGADDQVDRALMEGACNGTAIACSSGGGGGTKHGKRTKSSVTD comes from the exons ATGTTTGTTTCATCTGCATGGATGCACCATCTACAGCATTCAGGTGAAGTCATGAGTGGGACCAGTTGTAAAGCGAACGGCGCCGTCTACCCGGCATCGACAACTGTAATGACCACGGTGAAGAAGCCGAAGATGGAGCAGATTCAAGCAGACCATGAGTTGTTTCTACAGGCCTTTGAAA AGCCAACTCAAATCTACAGATTTCTCCGCACAAGGAACCTGATTGCA CCTATATTCTTGCACAGGACTCTTACCTTCATGACCCACAGAAACACTCGAACAAATGCCAAAAG GAAAACTTTCAAGGTGGATGACATGCTGCTCAGAGTTGAGAAGATGAAGGGAGAGCAGGAATCTCACAG CTTGTCCTCACACCTGCAGCTTACCTTCACTGGATTCTTCCATAAGGATG AAAAGCCATCTCAGAATTCAGAAAACGAACAGAGCTCGGTCTCTCTAGAGGTGCTACTTGTCAAAGTCTGCCATAAAAAACGAAAG GATGTCAGCTGCCCGGTGAAGCAAGTGCCTACAGGTAAAAAGCAAGTGCCTTTAAATCCTGACTGCAGCAACCAAACCAAGCCTGGCTCCCTGCCCTCCCTGCTGGTGTCCAGTAACGAGTTTGAGCCCAGCAACAGCCACATGGTCAAGTCCTACTCGCTCCTGTTCAGGGTCTTACGCACCGGGAGGAGGGACATGAACGGCCTTGTGAACGGCGAGGCCAACGAGAACATAG ATGTGACAGAGGTGCCCAGCAGAAAGAAGAGAAGCTCCGCCcacagagaagatggagagacCACAGAGACCTTTGTTGCACAGATGACCGTGTTTGACAAGAACAG GAGATTGCAGCTGCTGGATGGGGAGTATGAAGTGTCCATGCAAGGGATGGAGGACTGCCCTGTCAGCAAGAAACGAGCCACGTGGGAAACCATTCTGGATGGGAAG AGGCTGCCACCGTTCGAGACGTTCTCTCAGGGACCCACGCTGCAGTTCACTCTGCGCTGGACAGGTGACGCCAGCGACAAGTCCACAGCCCCCGTGGCCAAGCCCCTGGCCACACGCAACTCTGACGGCTCCAGCCCCGTGGAGAGCAGGCCCAGCACACTCAAATCTGCCCCCCTGT CTGTGAAGGCCTCTGTCAGCACAGACATCCAGATGAAAAGAGAACAGATCCTGTGTGAACCCAGGCAGAAACTGCGTATATTTTACCAG TTCCTGTACAACAACAACACGCGGCAGCAGACGGAGGCTAGAGACGACCTCCACTGTCCCTGGTGCACCTTGAACTGTAGGAAGCTTTACAGCCTGCTAAAACACCTCAAACAGTCCCACAGCCGGTTCATTTTCAATTACGTG CCTCACCCTAAAGGTGCTAGGATAGACGTGTCCATCAATGAGTGCTACGACGGCTCCTACGTGGGAAACCCCCAGGACATCCACAGCCAGCCCGGCTTCGCTTTCAGCCGCAACGGCCCCGTCAAGAGGACTGCTGTGACACACGTACTGGTGTGCAG GCCCAAGCGGACGAAGCCCAGCCTGTCAGAGTTCTTGGAGTCTGAGGATGGGGAGCTGGAGCAGCAAAGGACCTATGTGAGCGGACACAACCGCCTGTACTTCCACAGTGACAGCTGCATGCCTCTCAGACCCCAGGAGATGGACGTGGACAGCGAGGACGAGAGAGACCCTGAGTGGCTGAGAGAGAAGACCGCCACG CAATTGGATGAGTTCACAGACGTCAACGAGGGCGAGAAGGAGGTGATGAAGCTGTGGAACCTGCACGTCATGAAGCATGGGTATGTACCTAAAAGCTGTGG CTTCATAGCCGACAACCAGATGAACCAGGCCAGCATGCAGTTCGTGGAGAAGTGCGGCGCCTACATCGCCCGCCGCAACCTCTGCCGCAACTTTCTGCTGCACCTGGTCAGCATGCACGACTTCAACCTGGTCTCCGTGGCCACCATCGACCGCGCCATGTCCCGCCTCCGCCACATCCAGGAGGAGCTGCCCGACGCTGGGGCGGACGACCAGGTTGACCGGGCCCTCATGGAGGGCGCCTGCAATGGCACCGCAATCGCCTGCAGCTCTGGCGGGGGTGGTGGGACCAAGCACGGCAAGAGGACAAAAAGCTCCGTGACTGACTGA
- the LOC129836795 gene encoding polycomb protein suz12-B-like isoform X3, translating into MSGTSCKANGAVYPASTTVMTTVKKPKMEQIQADHELFLQAFEKPTQIYRFLRTRNLIAPIFLHRTLTFMTHRNTRTNAKRKTFKVDDMLLRVEKMKGEQESHSLSSHLQLTFTGFFHKDEKPSQNSENEQSSVSLEVLLVKVCHKKRKDVSCPVKQVPTGKKQVPLNPDCSNQTKPGSLPSLLVSSNEFEPSNSHMVKSYSLLFRVLRTGRRDMNGLVNGEANENIDVTEVPSRKKRSSAHREDGETTETFVAQMTVFDKNRRLQLLDGEYEVSMQGMEDCPVSKKRATWETILDGKRLPPFETFSQGPTLQFTLRWTGDASDKSTAPVAKPLATRNSDGSSPVESRPSTLKSAPLSVKASVSTDIQMKREQILCEPRQKLRIFYQFLYNNNTRQQTEARDDLHCPWCTLNCRKLYSLLKHLKQSHSRFIFNYVPHPKGARIDVSINECYDGSYVGNPQDIHSQPGFAFSRNGPVKRTAVTHVLVCRPKRTKPSLSEFLESEDGELEQQRTYVSGHNRLYFHSDSCMPLRPQEMDVDSEDERDPEWLREKTATQLDEFTDVNEGEKEVMKLWNLHVMKHGYVPKSCGFIADNQMNQASMQFVEKCGAYIARRNLCRNFLLHLVSMHDFNLVSVATIDRAMSRLRHIQEELPDAGADDQVDRALMEGACNGTAIACSSGGGGGTKHGKRTKSSVTD; encoded by the exons ATGAGTGGGACCAGTTGTAAAGCGAACGGCGCCGTCTACCCGGCATCGACAACTGTAATGACCACGGTGAAGAAGCCGAAGATGGAGCAGATTCAAGCAGACCATGAGTTGTTTCTACAGGCCTTTGAAA AGCCAACTCAAATCTACAGATTTCTCCGCACAAGGAACCTGATTGCA CCTATATTCTTGCACAGGACTCTTACCTTCATGACCCACAGAAACACTCGAACAAATGCCAAAAG GAAAACTTTCAAGGTGGATGACATGCTGCTCAGAGTTGAGAAGATGAAGGGAGAGCAGGAATCTCACAG CTTGTCCTCACACCTGCAGCTTACCTTCACTGGATTCTTCCATAAGGATG AAAAGCCATCTCAGAATTCAGAAAACGAACAGAGCTCGGTCTCTCTAGAGGTGCTACTTGTCAAAGTCTGCCATAAAAAACGAAAG GATGTCAGCTGCCCGGTGAAGCAAGTGCCTACAGGTAAAAAGCAAGTGCCTTTAAATCCTGACTGCAGCAACCAAACCAAGCCTGGCTCCCTGCCCTCCCTGCTGGTGTCCAGTAACGAGTTTGAGCCCAGCAACAGCCACATGGTCAAGTCCTACTCGCTCCTGTTCAGGGTCTTACGCACCGGGAGGAGGGACATGAACGGCCTTGTGAACGGCGAGGCCAACGAGAACATAG ATGTGACAGAGGTGCCCAGCAGAAAGAAGAGAAGCTCCGCCcacagagaagatggagagacCACAGAGACCTTTGTTGCACAGATGACCGTGTTTGACAAGAACAG GAGATTGCAGCTGCTGGATGGGGAGTATGAAGTGTCCATGCAAGGGATGGAGGACTGCCCTGTCAGCAAGAAACGAGCCACGTGGGAAACCATTCTGGATGGGAAG AGGCTGCCACCGTTCGAGACGTTCTCTCAGGGACCCACGCTGCAGTTCACTCTGCGCTGGACAGGTGACGCCAGCGACAAGTCCACAGCCCCCGTGGCCAAGCCCCTGGCCACACGCAACTCTGACGGCTCCAGCCCCGTGGAGAGCAGGCCCAGCACACTCAAATCTGCCCCCCTGT CTGTGAAGGCCTCTGTCAGCACAGACATCCAGATGAAAAGAGAACAGATCCTGTGTGAACCCAGGCAGAAACTGCGTATATTTTACCAG TTCCTGTACAACAACAACACGCGGCAGCAGACGGAGGCTAGAGACGACCTCCACTGTCCCTGGTGCACCTTGAACTGTAGGAAGCTTTACAGCCTGCTAAAACACCTCAAACAGTCCCACAGCCGGTTCATTTTCAATTACGTG CCTCACCCTAAAGGTGCTAGGATAGACGTGTCCATCAATGAGTGCTACGACGGCTCCTACGTGGGAAACCCCCAGGACATCCACAGCCAGCCCGGCTTCGCTTTCAGCCGCAACGGCCCCGTCAAGAGGACTGCTGTGACACACGTACTGGTGTGCAG GCCCAAGCGGACGAAGCCCAGCCTGTCAGAGTTCTTGGAGTCTGAGGATGGGGAGCTGGAGCAGCAAAGGACCTATGTGAGCGGACACAACCGCCTGTACTTCCACAGTGACAGCTGCATGCCTCTCAGACCCCAGGAGATGGACGTGGACAGCGAGGACGAGAGAGACCCTGAGTGGCTGAGAGAGAAGACCGCCACG CAATTGGATGAGTTCACAGACGTCAACGAGGGCGAGAAGGAGGTGATGAAGCTGTGGAACCTGCACGTCATGAAGCATGGGTATGTACCTAAAAGCTGTGG CTTCATAGCCGACAACCAGATGAACCAGGCCAGCATGCAGTTCGTGGAGAAGTGCGGCGCCTACATCGCCCGCCGCAACCTCTGCCGCAACTTTCTGCTGCACCTGGTCAGCATGCACGACTTCAACCTGGTCTCCGTGGCCACCATCGACCGCGCCATGTCCCGCCTCCGCCACATCCAGGAGGAGCTGCCCGACGCTGGGGCGGACGACCAGGTTGACCGGGCCCTCATGGAGGGCGCCTGCAATGGCACCGCAATCGCCTGCAGCTCTGGCGGGGGTGGTGGGACCAAGCACGGCAAGAGGACAAAAAGCTCCGTGACTGACTGA
- the LOC129836795 gene encoding polycomb protein suz12-B-like isoform X2, which produces MFVSSAWMHHLQHSGEVMSGTSCKANGAVYPASTTVMTTVKKPKMEQIQADHELFLQAFEKPTQIYRFLRTRNLIAPIFLHRTLTFMTHRNTRTNAKRKTFKVDDMLLRVEKMKGEQESHSLSSHLQLTFTGFFHKDEKPSQNSENEQSSVSLEVLLVKVCHKKRKDVSCPVKQVPTGKKQVPLNPDCSNQTKPGSLPSLLVSSNEFEPSNSHMVKSYSLLFRVLRTGRRDMNGLVNGEANENIDVTEVPSRKKRSSAHREDGETTETFVAQMTVFDKNRRLQLLDGEYEVSMQGMEDCPVSKKRATWETILDGKRLPPFETFSQGPTLQFTLRWTGDASDKSTAPVAKPLATRNSDGSSPVESRPSTLKSAPLSVKASVSTDIQMKREQILCEPRQKLRIFYQFLYNNNTRQQTEARDDLHCPWCTLNCRKLYSLLKHLKQSHSRFIFNYVPHPKGARIDVSINECYDGSYVGNPQDIHSQPGFAFSRNGPVKRTAVTHVLVCRPKRTKPSLSEFLESEDGELEQQRTYVSGHNRLYFHSDSCMPLRPQEMDVDSEDERDPEWLREKTATQLDEFTDVNEGEKEVMKLWNLHVMKHGFIADNQMNQASMQFVEKCGAYIARRNLCRNFLLHLVSMHDFNLVSVATIDRAMSRLRHIQEELPDAGADDQVDRALMEGACNGTAIACSSGGGGGTKHGKRTKSSVTD; this is translated from the exons ATGTTTGTTTCATCTGCATGGATGCACCATCTACAGCATTCAGGTGAAGTCATGAGTGGGACCAGTTGTAAAGCGAACGGCGCCGTCTACCCGGCATCGACAACTGTAATGACCACGGTGAAGAAGCCGAAGATGGAGCAGATTCAAGCAGACCATGAGTTGTTTCTACAGGCCTTTGAAA AGCCAACTCAAATCTACAGATTTCTCCGCACAAGGAACCTGATTGCA CCTATATTCTTGCACAGGACTCTTACCTTCATGACCCACAGAAACACTCGAACAAATGCCAAAAG GAAAACTTTCAAGGTGGATGACATGCTGCTCAGAGTTGAGAAGATGAAGGGAGAGCAGGAATCTCACAG CTTGTCCTCACACCTGCAGCTTACCTTCACTGGATTCTTCCATAAGGATG AAAAGCCATCTCAGAATTCAGAAAACGAACAGAGCTCGGTCTCTCTAGAGGTGCTACTTGTCAAAGTCTGCCATAAAAAACGAAAG GATGTCAGCTGCCCGGTGAAGCAAGTGCCTACAGGTAAAAAGCAAGTGCCTTTAAATCCTGACTGCAGCAACCAAACCAAGCCTGGCTCCCTGCCCTCCCTGCTGGTGTCCAGTAACGAGTTTGAGCCCAGCAACAGCCACATGGTCAAGTCCTACTCGCTCCTGTTCAGGGTCTTACGCACCGGGAGGAGGGACATGAACGGCCTTGTGAACGGCGAGGCCAACGAGAACATAG ATGTGACAGAGGTGCCCAGCAGAAAGAAGAGAAGCTCCGCCcacagagaagatggagagacCACAGAGACCTTTGTTGCACAGATGACCGTGTTTGACAAGAACAG GAGATTGCAGCTGCTGGATGGGGAGTATGAAGTGTCCATGCAAGGGATGGAGGACTGCCCTGTCAGCAAGAAACGAGCCACGTGGGAAACCATTCTGGATGGGAAG AGGCTGCCACCGTTCGAGACGTTCTCTCAGGGACCCACGCTGCAGTTCACTCTGCGCTGGACAGGTGACGCCAGCGACAAGTCCACAGCCCCCGTGGCCAAGCCCCTGGCCACACGCAACTCTGACGGCTCCAGCCCCGTGGAGAGCAGGCCCAGCACACTCAAATCTGCCCCCCTGT CTGTGAAGGCCTCTGTCAGCACAGACATCCAGATGAAAAGAGAACAGATCCTGTGTGAACCCAGGCAGAAACTGCGTATATTTTACCAG TTCCTGTACAACAACAACACGCGGCAGCAGACGGAGGCTAGAGACGACCTCCACTGTCCCTGGTGCACCTTGAACTGTAGGAAGCTTTACAGCCTGCTAAAACACCTCAAACAGTCCCACAGCCGGTTCATTTTCAATTACGTG CCTCACCCTAAAGGTGCTAGGATAGACGTGTCCATCAATGAGTGCTACGACGGCTCCTACGTGGGAAACCCCCAGGACATCCACAGCCAGCCCGGCTTCGCTTTCAGCCGCAACGGCCCCGTCAAGAGGACTGCTGTGACACACGTACTGGTGTGCAG GCCCAAGCGGACGAAGCCCAGCCTGTCAGAGTTCTTGGAGTCTGAGGATGGGGAGCTGGAGCAGCAAAGGACCTATGTGAGCGGACACAACCGCCTGTACTTCCACAGTGACAGCTGCATGCCTCTCAGACCCCAGGAGATGGACGTGGACAGCGAGGACGAGAGAGACCCTGAGTGGCTGAGAGAGAAGACCGCCACG CAATTGGATGAGTTCACAGACGTCAACGAGGGCGAGAAGGAGGTGATGAAGCTGTGGAACCTGCACGTCATGAAGCATGG CTTCATAGCCGACAACCAGATGAACCAGGCCAGCATGCAGTTCGTGGAGAAGTGCGGCGCCTACATCGCCCGCCGCAACCTCTGCCGCAACTTTCTGCTGCACCTGGTCAGCATGCACGACTTCAACCTGGTCTCCGTGGCCACCATCGACCGCGCCATGTCCCGCCTCCGCCACATCCAGGAGGAGCTGCCCGACGCTGGGGCGGACGACCAGGTTGACCGGGCCCTCATGGAGGGCGCCTGCAATGGCACCGCAATCGCCTGCAGCTCTGGCGGGGGTGGTGGGACCAAGCACGGCAAGAGGACAAAAAGCTCCGTGACTGACTGA